A region from the Stygiolobus caldivivus genome encodes:
- a CDS encoding PIG-L deacetylase family protein produces MRVLYVSPHPDDECDNAGGTLASLARRHEVFIVYLTDGSAGSPYPEERGKKLAEVRKSEALAGLEVLGVNRERAFFFGYPDGNLKSFLWEASRKLLTLLDEVRPEVVIYPSVLDAHPDHWSGGYITKSALRESGLAATELSYLNWVPEPSRGLIDLIKYTMILLYPKDKVVKVDVREYKQVKLEAMRRHASQFKYLTPDYIKRFFETDYETFFIEREPHRGAVSSVFGLTRFVPRTF; encoded by the coding sequence GTGAGGGTACTCTACGTCTCGCCCCACCCGGACGACGAGTGTGATAACGCGGGGGGCACCTTGGCAAGTCTCGCCAGACGGCATGAGGTGTTTATAGTCTATTTGACAGACGGTAGTGCGGGTTCGCCCTACCCCGAGGAGAGGGGGAAAAAGTTAGCTGAGGTCAGGAAAAGTGAAGCGTTGGCCGGTCTGGAAGTCCTGGGGGTAAATAGGGAGAGGGCGTTTTTCTTCGGTTACCCCGACGGCAATTTGAAGTCGTTCTTATGGGAAGCTTCGAGAAAGCTATTGACTCTGTTGGACGAGGTGAGGCCTGAGGTCGTGATCTACCCCTCAGTGTTAGACGCCCACCCGGATCACTGGTCCGGGGGGTATATAACCAAGTCAGCCCTCAGGGAGAGCGGGCTTGCAGCTACCGAGCTCAGTTACCTCAACTGGGTACCTGAGCCGTCGAGGGGCCTCATAGACCTAATAAAGTATACAATGATTTTACTTTACCCTAAGGATAAGGTAGTTAAGGTGGACGTGAGGGAGTACAAGCAGGTGAAGCTCGAAGCAATGAGGAGACACGCGTCCCAGTTTAAATACCTCACCCCCGATTATATTAAGCGGTTCTTTGAGACCGACTACGAGACGTTCTTCATAGAGAGGGAGCCCCACAGAGGAGCGGTAAGCTCAGTGTTCGGGCTTACACGTTTCGTGCCCCGGACTTTTTAA
- a CDS encoding GH116 family glycosyl hydrolase: MVSLKSEGVEVGVPLGGIGAGKVEISNKGKMINLTVANNWSSPIKEMMGYHVFILPDDSEPFFLQSELIFLDLNKLAIPLEYEGLYPFAFIKGSKNNVKAELEAFSALIPGDLTDSALPAIGVSVRVSGSKSGLIALSVSNITGISKIGRYNEALKNGIRMRNSKANDLDPYNGETVLISPSPKIIVKQYNFHVNRGLEKTLNLHRLIENEAPWRELIERKVPDSDEGESSGTYYWPAGMLVSEYSENTETRFVFAWYFNKPWVYYPYKHYYSNYFSSAKEVADFFLDNFDRLRDGTRRWQEDLIDPSLPHWLRDAVINSTYILSSSTWLDEKGRFGILEGTQVGPMLSTIGGVCYETGSLPVVIMFPELERSTIKQFIANMRDDGYIPHDLGTYSLDMPSDGTTAPPKWKDTNTTFVLLVYRYYLRTGDLDFLRTVYPYLRKAMEWIISKDRDGDGLPEDEGSTDQGFDCVPIEGVCSYISSVYIASLEAMVKVSEILGDKESLSYYSGKLEKARESFLKLYDGKKFVPWTGKPDHHNAVFSPQVFGEWWAHLLGLEDIVDREKVSSALDEIYRVNGHASKYCTPNIAKEGEKLDDLDSQLTSSWPRLVFSNSALGLWLGKEEWLEIAKKEWDNLVSKGLMWNQPSLIHGHDGEPDRPFLDHYIGSAAPWSFTYKYALKKVLEKSKK, translated from the coding sequence ATGGTCTCACTGAAATCGGAAGGGGTAGAAGTAGGTGTCCCTTTGGGCGGTATAGGTGCAGGGAAGGTAGAGATAAGCAATAAAGGTAAAATGATCAACCTGACTGTGGCTAATAACTGGTCGTCCCCCATAAAGGAAATGATGGGTTACCACGTCTTCATATTACCCGACGACTCTGAGCCTTTCTTCCTCCAGAGCGAACTGATCTTCCTCGACTTGAACAAGTTAGCTATACCGCTGGAGTATGAGGGCTTATACCCTTTCGCCTTCATCAAGGGGTCTAAAAATAACGTTAAAGCGGAACTAGAAGCTTTTTCCGCACTAATACCGGGGGACCTGACCGACTCCGCCCTCCCAGCGATAGGGGTCTCGGTCAGGGTCAGCGGGAGTAAGTCGGGGCTGATAGCCTTGTCCGTGTCCAACATAACCGGTATAAGTAAAATAGGCAGGTATAATGAGGCGCTCAAGAACGGTATCAGGATGAGGAACTCCAAAGCCAACGACTTAGACCCCTATAACGGGGAAACCGTGTTAATTTCCCCTTCCCCTAAAATTATCGTAAAACAGTATAACTTCCACGTGAACAGGGGCTTGGAGAAGACCCTGAACTTACACAGGCTAATTGAAAACGAGGCACCTTGGAGGGAATTAATAGAACGTAAAGTCCCGGACTCAGACGAAGGGGAGTCCTCCGGGACGTACTATTGGCCTGCGGGGATGTTGGTGAGCGAGTACTCCGAAAACACGGAAACCCGTTTCGTCTTCGCGTGGTACTTTAACAAGCCTTGGGTATATTACCCCTATAAACACTACTACTCCAACTATTTCTCGAGCGCGAAGGAAGTAGCCGATTTCTTCCTCGACAACTTCGACAGGCTGAGGGATGGGACTAGGAGGTGGCAGGAAGACCTCATAGACCCGTCGCTCCCTCACTGGTTAAGGGACGCAGTAATAAACAGTACTTATATACTGTCCTCCAGTACGTGGCTGGACGAGAAAGGCAGGTTCGGTATACTGGAGGGGACACAAGTTGGGCCCATGCTCTCTACCATAGGCGGTGTGTGTTATGAGACCGGGTCGTTGCCTGTGGTCATCATGTTCCCGGAACTGGAGAGGTCTACAATAAAGCAGTTCATAGCTAACATGAGGGATGACGGATATATCCCCCACGACTTGGGTACTTACTCCCTCGATATGCCTTCAGACGGCACCACGGCACCGCCTAAGTGGAAGGACACTAACACCACTTTCGTACTCCTCGTGTATAGGTATTATTTGAGGACCGGGGACCTCGACTTTTTGAGGACCGTTTACCCTTACCTGCGAAAGGCGATGGAGTGGATAATATCTAAGGACAGGGACGGGGACGGTCTACCGGAAGACGAGGGGTCGACAGACCAGGGGTTTGACTGTGTACCTATAGAGGGCGTATGTAGCTATATCTCGTCAGTTTACATAGCATCACTGGAAGCCATGGTAAAGGTGAGCGAGATTTTAGGGGACAAAGAGTCGCTCTCCTATTACTCCGGTAAGTTGGAAAAAGCGAGGGAGTCTTTCCTGAAACTATATGACGGTAAAAAATTCGTCCCTTGGACAGGTAAGCCGGACCACCATAACGCGGTATTTTCCCCGCAGGTATTCGGAGAGTGGTGGGCCCACCTGCTAGGTCTAGAGGACATAGTAGATAGGGAGAAGGTGAGCAGTGCTTTGGACGAGATATATAGGGTGAACGGTCACGCTTCTAAGTACTGCACTCCCAATATAGCTAAGGAGGGCGAAAAACTGGACGACTTGGACTCCCAGCTAACTTCTTCTTGGCCCAGGCTGGTCTTCTCTAACTCCGCGTTAGGGCTCTGGTTGGGTAAGGAGGAGTGGTTGGAGATAGCTAAAAAGGAGTGGGACAACTTGGTAAGTAAAGGGCTAATGTGGAACCAGCCTTCATTAATACACGGACACGACGGGGAGCCCGACAGGCCCTTCTTAGACCACTACATAGGCAGTGCGGCACCGTGGTCGTTTACATATAAATACGCCTTAAAGAAGGTGTTAGAGAAGAGTAAGAAATAA
- a CDS encoding GH116 family glycosyl hydrolase: protein MEFPNSCGVPIGSIGTGKIDFFKGLTIGNITILNNWSRPLKTVRGFHIVDLSTRTFLQLDPAKSSEVKPTVRTPKEVRADAFFPEVEYKIKDPDFTIKVYSPFVPGDLKDSSLPVIVFEVRGNGVIAISFPNITGSRRWGRVNYRVRGKVSGVLMKNLRALQSDPAYGEVFLGCEGCNSFISYRHWVPASTEGMIEDLGVFDLERLQNEGEIEKYRIEPYAREEISGVVWKEVRGEEKFYLSWYFNGRPHHYPYGHYYENWFGGAVEVAEYVHAKGLRVELDDSRDWLNEAFRNSLYVITHSWLTKDGRLAIYEDPEISLLMNTIGSMTWDGASFTLLEFFPELVKRMDEYMGEFIRGGEVPHDLGEESIEDPIYGASYPYAWNDLGPTWVLMVYRDYVFTGDMAFLKRNYGKMKAVIDWLIRRDEDNDGVPDSKGGFDNSYDGTYMYGASSYVGSLFVCALKAFIKASELLGYDYSGYVEVLRKAKETMESLWNGRYFISWKHGERRKDTCMNSQILGEFWCDILGLGNVIGEDKVVRALKSIYELNGKASPYCLVNSVNPDGSIDTTTDQMMSSWPRVAFAVSAHMILKGMVKEGLEIAEKEWKTISARYPWNQPSKINAFNGEHFGLPYYIGSTSVYLVKYALKKKGINMTDNV, encoded by the coding sequence ATGGAATTTCCCAACTCTTGCGGAGTCCCGATAGGTTCCATAGGGACAGGTAAAATAGACTTTTTTAAAGGCCTCACAATAGGCAATATTACGATCCTGAATAACTGGAGTAGGCCCCTGAAGACGGTCAGGGGGTTTCACATAGTAGACCTTTCCACCCGTACGTTCCTGCAGTTGGACCCGGCAAAGTCTTCCGAGGTAAAGCCCACGGTCAGGACCCCCAAGGAAGTTCGTGCAGACGCCTTCTTTCCCGAGGTGGAATACAAGATCAAGGACCCTGACTTCACCATCAAAGTATATTCGCCCTTTGTCCCGGGCGACCTGAAGGACTCCTCCCTACCCGTAATAGTGTTCGAGGTAAGGGGTAACGGGGTGATAGCTATCTCCTTCCCCAATATAACGGGGAGCAGACGTTGGGGGAGGGTAAATTACAGAGTTAGGGGAAAAGTAAGCGGGGTACTGATGAAGAATTTAAGGGCTTTACAGTCCGACCCCGCGTACGGTGAAGTCTTTCTCGGGTGTGAAGGATGTAATTCTTTCATAAGTTATAGGCATTGGGTACCGGCCTCGACGGAGGGGATGATAGAAGACTTGGGCGTCTTCGACTTAGAGAGACTGCAAAATGAAGGGGAGATAGAAAAATACAGAATAGAGCCCTATGCGAGGGAGGAAATATCGGGGGTGGTGTGGAAAGAAGTCCGAGGGGAGGAGAAGTTTTACCTCTCTTGGTACTTTAACGGGAGACCGCACCACTACCCCTATGGGCACTACTACGAGAACTGGTTTGGAGGAGCGGTAGAAGTCGCTGAATACGTACACGCTAAGGGCCTCCGCGTCGAGTTGGACGACAGCAGGGACTGGTTGAACGAAGCCTTCAGGAACAGCCTGTACGTCATAACCCACAGCTGGCTCACAAAGGACGGTAGGCTAGCGATTTACGAAGACCCAGAGATCTCGCTGTTGATGAACACCATAGGTTCGATGACGTGGGACGGTGCTTCGTTTACGCTCCTCGAGTTCTTTCCCGAACTCGTCAAGAGGATGGACGAGTACATGGGGGAGTTCATAAGGGGTGGGGAAGTCCCCCACGATTTGGGAGAGGAGAGTATCGAAGACCCCATATACGGTGCGTCTTACCCTTATGCGTGGAACGACTTAGGCCCTACGTGGGTGCTCATGGTCTATAGGGACTACGTGTTCACCGGTGATATGGCGTTCCTGAAGAGGAATTACGGGAAGATGAAAGCCGTTATAGACTGGCTCATAAGGAGGGATGAGGACAACGACGGGGTACCGGACTCAAAGGGGGGTTTCGACAACTCTTACGACGGGACTTATATGTACGGTGCTTCATCCTACGTGGGCTCACTCTTCGTGTGTGCCTTAAAGGCGTTCATAAAGGCCTCTGAGCTGTTGGGTTACGACTACTCCGGTTATGTAGAGGTCTTACGGAAGGCGAAGGAAACCATGGAGTCGTTGTGGAACGGCAGGTATTTCATATCATGGAAACACGGCGAAAGGCGGAAAGACACGTGTATGAACTCGCAAATATTGGGCGAATTTTGGTGCGACATATTGGGACTGGGGAACGTAATAGGGGAAGACAAAGTGGTAAGGGCGTTAAAGAGTATTTACGAACTTAACGGTAAGGCCTCACCTTATTGCCTCGTTAACTCGGTAAACCCCGACGGCAGTATCGACACTACCACCGACCAGATGATGTCCTCCTGGCCCAGGGTAGCTTTTGCCGTCTCGGCACACATGATCCTCAAAGGGATGGTCAAAGAGGGTTTGGAAATAGCGGAGAAAGAGTGGAAGACAATTTCTGCCAGGTACCCTTGGAACCAGCCTTCAAAAATAAACGCCTTTAACGGTGAACACTTCGGCCTGCCGTACTATATAGGGAGTACGTCCGTATACTTGGTGAAGTACGCGTTAAAGAAGAAAGGGATAAATATGACGGACAATGTATAG
- a CDS encoding GH116 family glycosyl hydrolase, with translation MKYIHSYVLGSGVPLGGLGTGSLELRADGRLYEWTIFNNGGYAERQEFRNTYYITEMDSFIVAKQSKVRLLQGYNYYHGSSPYALPWLRPVRQVEFVGEPPLATAKFIDDFTVDMRAFSPFIPLDTKNSSLPVAVFTLSSTSPTEFVFGIKNPFEGGSIKPEGDTLTFSGNVTPGDPRYRGELCLSAIADEVSGYTTGKQPDQYFWGRYKSEGEINASEGHSYGLLRAKGREVTFLLSWYFPNHVLSDGRVLGHYYENFFTGCKGVNDYVRSNLAYLRDKTVQFHDLLYRPKGVEEWVADLVGSQLTTLVKSTWFGKDGWFGIWEGYYNTADERKNGIYPYTGGPVHTALNTIDVLTYAIYSLLVLFPDLAKRVMLQTNSITEGTPEHVIYSLAFNENRSRFLDRLEKDPSIPTDFGKLKETVNEIVKETGKDPKGRVAHYVTDGLYVDGYQRVDLNPEFVLMWYLISKMTGDTEFLRGLYEKASLAIETTFKTQTLDGLIYHSLPAGLEWIRYVYSVLGRLPRPDSSNAYGLLARDLLPLSIQTYDDWTMLGISSFTSILWIASLQAFNEASEVLGKHAGYEYEKLVQKLEEYLWNGEYFDLWFDPLSGFRDKASCASQLLGHWYSTLLGAKFLEDEIVKKALESIIKYNLKEEEGVINGAYPDGYRPLGRAYRNPLNLPSSPQFDTPWSGVEFYVASHLVMEGKVEDAKRVLREVYDRYAVAGNFWDHLEWGSHYMRPLSALTLVPAFEGLTYDGFSKTITITPPVDEITWALLLPSGWGKLEYSGKGVKLEVIKGEVGVKRLRLKKDPVEVRFNGEKVGFKVSGAVELEREVIAKEGDEVQILFAEGQ, from the coding sequence ATGAAGTACATTCACTCATACGTCCTGGGCTCAGGGGTCCCTTTAGGGGGGCTGGGCACCGGTTCCCTTGAGCTCAGGGCAGACGGCAGGCTCTATGAGTGGACTATATTTAATAACGGCGGGTACGCTGAAAGGCAAGAGTTCAGGAATACCTACTATATCACAGAGATGGACAGCTTTATAGTTGCTAAACAGTCAAAGGTGAGGTTACTCCAAGGGTATAACTACTACCACGGCAGTAGCCCTTATGCCCTCCCCTGGCTTAGGCCCGTAAGGCAGGTAGAATTTGTAGGTGAACCCCCGTTAGCAACGGCCAAATTCATAGACGACTTTACGGTCGACATGAGGGCTTTTTCTCCCTTTATCCCCCTTGATACCAAAAACTCCTCCCTACCGGTAGCTGTCTTCACTCTGTCTTCCACCTCTCCTACGGAGTTCGTCTTCGGTATAAAAAACCCCTTTGAAGGGGGGTCAATAAAGCCCGAGGGCGACACCTTGACCTTTTCGGGTAACGTGACACCGGGAGACCCGCGGTATAGGGGTGAGTTATGCCTGAGCGCGATCGCCGACGAAGTTTCGGGTTACACCACAGGGAAACAACCAGACCAGTACTTTTGGGGTAGGTATAAGAGTGAGGGGGAAATCAACGCCAGCGAAGGCCATTCTTACGGCCTCCTAAGGGCCAAAGGTAGGGAGGTCACGTTCCTCCTCTCATGGTACTTCCCGAACCACGTACTGTCCGACGGGAGGGTGCTGGGGCACTACTACGAGAACTTTTTCACCGGCTGTAAAGGGGTAAACGACTACGTCAGGTCGAACTTAGCGTACCTTAGGGACAAGACCGTACAGTTCCACGACCTGCTTTACAGACCTAAAGGGGTAGAAGAGTGGGTAGCCGACCTCGTAGGGTCACAGCTCACCACATTGGTTAAGTCCACATGGTTCGGTAAGGACGGCTGGTTCGGCATCTGGGAGGGGTATTACAATACCGCCGACGAGAGGAAAAACGGTATTTACCCTTACACCGGGGGGCCCGTACACACTGCGTTAAACACTATCGACGTCTTAACTTACGCTATCTATTCGCTCCTAGTCCTCTTCCCTGACCTAGCTAAGAGGGTCATGTTACAGACCAACAGCATCACAGAGGGCACCCCGGAACACGTAATTTACTCCCTAGCGTTCAACGAGAACAGGTCTAGGTTCTTAGATAGGCTGGAAAAAGACCCGTCAATCCCTACCGACTTCGGAAAGCTAAAGGAAACGGTTAACGAGATAGTCAAGGAGACCGGGAAAGACCCTAAGGGACGGGTAGCCCACTACGTCACCGACGGGTTATACGTCGACGGGTACCAGAGGGTCGACCTCAACCCGGAATTCGTCTTAATGTGGTACCTCATAAGCAAGATGACCGGGGACACGGAGTTCTTAAGAGGGCTTTACGAAAAGGCTTCCCTAGCTATCGAGACTACCTTTAAGACCCAGACCTTGGACGGGCTCATCTACCACTCACTACCTGCAGGACTTGAGTGGATAAGGTACGTCTATTCGGTGCTGGGGAGGTTACCCAGACCTGATAGCAGTAACGCGTACGGCCTCTTGGCGAGGGACTTATTGCCCCTTTCGATCCAGACTTACGACGACTGGACTATGCTTGGTATATCGTCATTTACTTCGATACTCTGGATCGCTTCCCTCCAGGCTTTTAATGAGGCGTCGGAGGTCTTAGGTAAACACGCCGGTTATGAGTACGAAAAGCTGGTACAAAAACTAGAGGAGTACTTGTGGAACGGGGAATACTTCGACTTATGGTTCGACCCCTTGTCCGGCTTTAGAGATAAGGCGTCTTGTGCGTCCCAACTACTGGGGCACTGGTACTCCACCTTACTGGGGGCTAAGTTCCTAGAGGACGAGATAGTCAAAAAGGCCTTGGAGTCAATAATAAAGTACAACCTCAAGGAAGAAGAAGGGGTTATTAACGGGGCTTACCCCGACGGCTACAGGCCGTTAGGGAGGGCTTACCGGAACCCCCTTAACCTGCCTTCCAGTCCCCAATTTGATACCCCTTGGTCGGGTGTGGAATTTTACGTAGCTTCCCACTTGGTCATGGAAGGGAAAGTGGAAGACGCTAAGAGGGTATTGAGGGAGGTGTACGACAGGTACGCTGTTGCCGGTAACTTCTGGGACCACTTGGAATGGGGTTCCCACTATATGAGACCGCTTTCCGCCCTTACACTGGTCCCGGCTTTCGAGGGGCTGACCTACGACGGTTTCTCTAAGACAATTACCATAACCCCGCCGGTAGACGAAATAACATGGGCCCTCCTACTCCCTTCAGGGTGGGGGAAGTTAGAGTACAGTGGAAAAGGGGTAAAGTTAGAAGTCATTAAAGGTGAGGTCGGGGTCAAAAGGCTCAGGCTTAAAAAAGACCCTGTTGAGGTCAGGTTTAACGGCGAGAAAGTCGGCTTCAAAGTGTCGGGAGCAGTTGAGCTTGAAAGAGAAGTCATCGCCAAAGAAGGGGACGAGGTCCAAATACTTTTCGCGGAGGGACAGTGA
- a CDS encoding SDR family NAD(P)-dependent oxidoreductase produces MEVSLRGKTCLITGATHGIGLTTAKLFSELGARVIGIGRNVPEVNKGVEFVKLDLTSRADVLSFIERYKREVGVIDVLINNASVNSRYSVLDITLEELDRMIELEVVSPILLSRMAAELMIKNKVKGKIINVSAIQAYKPLESSLAYSTVKGALISMSRSLAVDLGKYGIQVITVLPGPVYTKGEEVPEDLDRRAATLLRRMGRPQEVARLLAFLSSDLNTFITGSEIIIDGGRLISRRPDPDEITSGKV; encoded by the coding sequence ATGGAGGTCTCGCTCAGGGGTAAGACGTGCCTTATAACCGGGGCTACACACGGTATAGGGCTAACCACGGCTAAACTCTTTTCGGAACTAGGCGCCAGAGTGATAGGTATAGGGAGGAACGTCCCCGAAGTGAATAAGGGGGTCGAGTTCGTAAAGCTGGACCTGACTTCAAGGGCTGACGTACTGTCCTTTATCGAGAGGTATAAGAGGGAGGTCGGCGTAATCGACGTACTTATAAACAACGCCTCCGTTAATTCAAGGTACTCCGTACTCGACATTACCCTCGAAGAGCTGGACAGAATGATAGAGCTCGAGGTAGTCTCCCCTATCCTCCTGTCGAGGATGGCCGCCGAGCTCATGATAAAGAATAAGGTGAAGGGAAAGATAATAAACGTGTCGGCGATCCAAGCTTATAAGCCGTTAGAGAGTTCCTTAGCTTATTCCACCGTGAAGGGCGCATTAATTTCCATGTCGAGGAGCCTCGCCGTCGACCTGGGGAAATACGGTATACAAGTGATAACGGTGCTACCGGGCCCCGTTTACACTAAGGGAGAAGAGGTCCCGGAAGACCTAGATAGGAGGGCGGCGACACTGTTGAGGAGGATGGGCAGGCCCCAAGAGGTAGCCCGGTTGCTGGCGTTTCTGTCGTCCGACCTCAACACCTTCATAACCGGTAGCGAAATAATAATCGACGGGGGGAGGCTGATAAGCAGGAGGCCCGACCCTGACGAGATAACTTCTGGAAAAGTCTAG
- a CDS encoding Sip1-related alpha-galactosidase: MSFNPSLSKIVFQDRECIPKLVSESTLYSLYDACGNNVLLLRDGSKLGVRSPSAFTKAEVRFDVRAEEFLALTLAPIVKYGTGYKYYNELYTYGKTSAQSPANVVYPDYVEFSSYNDINEKATPCWTYAYTSRELHKVIYPTVAVLLKKEKYEAYVVNSAHGLHPSLTDNGLLIEGHSTPGTLTWVLFRGENEDPYSAIREAFVEMSKYSTVKLREEKPRPKVLGKLGWCSWNAFLTNVSEEEVVKTVRGLKDRGVKLGYVLIDDGWQERGEDLVLLSLDPDKRKFPRGFPKLREEVGTEGFGLWLTINLYWKGFSEKVKEELGEGEANTRNGVPDDLNRALTLYHNLFRRIKGWGFSFVKVDNQWSVRLKESPENIQLALQLSAYGNGLEVLNCMSMVPECYSHYFLSNIMRTSTDYIPMWKEAGKLHILFNAYNSLFFSNIVYPDYDMFSSYDPYALAHLIARVFSGGPIYITDRDAEKTDVGLLRKVMVGDGVSTVDFPGVVTRDLLFRNPYKEEKLLKIASKSNGIPVLGAINVNEGGKVIKDRVDLSDFPFPIEGEDLMYYKVLRQEYGDANDLTLELGEMEGEVVVIAERGTPIGFKGYLLPPSTLKSDLKKGTMIILDDPLREVEMK, from the coding sequence ATGAGTTTCAACCCTTCCCTCTCAAAAATAGTTTTTCAAGACCGAGAATGTATACCCAAGTTAGTAAGCGAATCTACGCTCTATTCCCTTTATGACGCTTGTGGTAACAACGTGCTCCTCCTCAGGGACGGGTCTAAGTTAGGGGTAAGGTCACCTTCAGCCTTCACAAAGGCTGAAGTCCGGTTCGACGTTAGGGCCGAGGAGTTCCTAGCCCTGACCTTAGCGCCCATAGTAAAATACGGGACGGGGTATAAGTATTATAATGAACTTTACACCTACGGTAAGACCAGTGCCCAAAGTCCCGCTAACGTGGTCTACCCGGATTACGTGGAGTTCAGCAGCTACAACGATATAAACGAAAAGGCGACACCTTGCTGGACATACGCATATACCTCCAGAGAACTGCATAAGGTAATTTATCCCACAGTCGCAGTCCTCCTGAAAAAGGAGAAATACGAGGCGTATGTCGTAAACAGTGCTCATGGCCTCCACCCGTCACTGACCGATAACGGCCTCCTCATTGAAGGGCACTCGACCCCCGGGACTCTAACGTGGGTGTTGTTTAGGGGCGAAAACGAAGACCCTTACTCGGCTATAAGGGAGGCATTTGTGGAGATGAGCAAGTACTCTACGGTGAAGTTAAGGGAAGAAAAGCCGAGGCCTAAGGTCTTAGGGAAGTTAGGTTGGTGCTCGTGGAACGCCTTCCTGACAAATGTCAGTGAAGAGGAGGTGGTTAAAACGGTCAGGGGGTTAAAAGACCGCGGGGTAAAGTTAGGGTACGTCCTCATAGACGACGGGTGGCAGGAGAGGGGTGAAGACTTGGTATTGTTATCCTTAGACCCGGATAAGCGTAAGTTCCCTAGGGGCTTTCCTAAACTAAGGGAGGAAGTGGGGACGGAGGGTTTCGGCCTATGGCTCACCATAAACCTTTATTGGAAGGGGTTTTCCGAAAAAGTGAAGGAGGAGTTAGGTGAAGGAGAGGCTAACACACGTAACGGAGTCCCCGACGACTTAAACAGGGCTTTGACCCTCTACCATAACCTCTTCAGGAGGATAAAGGGGTGGGGTTTCTCTTTTGTCAAGGTAGACAACCAGTGGTCGGTCAGGTTAAAAGAATCTCCTGAAAACATCCAGCTGGCTTTACAGCTCTCAGCTTACGGGAACGGCCTCGAGGTGCTCAACTGCATGTCTATGGTGCCCGAGTGTTATTCGCACTATTTTTTGAGTAACATAATGAGGACTTCCACAGACTACATACCCATGTGGAAAGAAGCGGGGAAGCTACACATACTGTTTAACGCGTATAACTCCCTCTTTTTCAGTAACATAGTGTACCCGGACTACGACATGTTCTCGTCTTACGACCCCTATGCCCTAGCCCACTTAATAGCGAGGGTGTTCAGCGGGGGGCCTATCTACATCACAGATAGGGATGCGGAAAAGACCGATGTAGGGCTGTTACGTAAGGTGATGGTGGGTGACGGGGTCTCGACTGTAGATTTCCCCGGTGTGGTCACAAGGGACTTACTCTTCCGCAACCCCTACAAAGAGGAAAAACTGCTCAAAATCGCGTCTAAGTCTAACGGTATCCCCGTCTTGGGGGCGATTAACGTTAACGAAGGGGGGAAAGTCATAAAGGACAGGGTGGACTTGAGCGACTTCCCCTTCCCGATAGAGGGTGAGGACTTAATGTACTATAAGGTCTTAAGGCAGGAGTACGGTGACGCTAATGACCTCACTCTGGAGCTCGGTGAAATGGAAGGTGAGGTAGTGGTGATAGCGGAAAGGGGCACACCCATAGGCTTTAAAGGGTACCTCTTACCGCCCTCGACCCTCAAGAGTGACCTAAAGAAAGGCACAATGATTATTTTAGACGACCCCCTCAGAGAGGTTGAAATGAAGTGA
- a CDS encoding UxaA family hydrolase gives MPKGLVHSKNDDVCVATTDIRKGEEVICAYLENPSSYVIVKSESDIPLGHKIALRDIRKGEKVLKYDRVIGVATQDIRKGEHVHVHNIKSLRWGK, from the coding sequence ATGCCGAAAGGCCTAGTCCACTCCAAAAACGACGACGTATGCGTAGCCACCACAGACATAAGAAAGGGGGAAGAAGTTATCTGCGCATATTTGGAAAACCCCTCGTCTTATGTCATAGTTAAAAGCGAGTCCGACATACCCTTAGGCCACAAGATAGCCCTAAGGGATATTAGAAAAGGAGAAAAAGTCCTCAAATACGACAGAGTAATAGGGGTAGCGACACAAGACATAAGGAAAGGAGAACACGTGCACGTCCACAACATCAAGTCATTGAGGTGGGGGAAATGA